Genomic segment of Candidatus Protochlamydia amoebophila UWE25:
AACAATTACTTGCACAAAATGAAGAATTAAGGTTAGTACGTAAGTCAGCTTTAGGACCTGTAAAAAAAACAGTAATTGCACAAAAAGAGCCTTGGATAAAGGGAGGAGCTATTGTGGCAATGCAACCTTATTCTGGGGATATTATCGCATTGGCTTCTTACCCTCGTTTTGATCCTAATGATTTTATTTCATTTGGAAAAGGAGGTGATTTTAAGCAAAAAAAAGAAAACATTAATCGTTGGTTTGAAAATGACGTATATTTAGCTGATCTTTGGAATCAAACTTTACCGTTGCAAAGAGAGCGTTATGATCAATTGACGCAAACATTTTATGATGAAAAAAAAATATTAACTTGGCAAACGTACCTAGATTTTATTCTTCCAGCAAAGAGTCTGTTAAGATCTAAAATGGACCATATGCAAACCATTGGCCAAGCGATTCAACTCCAAAGATCAGTCGAAGCTTTGCGTGCTCTTTATCCTGACTGGAATCTTTATACTTTATTTAACTGTCTTTATGCAGATGAAAATCATGAAGCTTTTAAGCCTATTTTAAAGTTATCTGAAAAGCAAAAATTGTTAATTGATTTTCAAAAACATCAGGATGAAGCTGCGCTCATTAAAAAAGATTTAGATCCCTATTTAGAAGAGCTTTCACAAAATTATGATAAAGTTTTGTTTATAGATTTATGTCGGCTTGCTTTAGATGAAACTCGTTTTTCAGAAGATCTTTTAAGGGAAGTTAAAGATCAATCGCTAGCCAATTTTCGAGATTGGACGGGAAGCTTTGTCAAAATTCAGTCAGTTGTCAAAGAAATGACAAAAGAATTATTTCATGATATCGATTTTAAAGATTGGCGTATCCACGAAGAAAAATCTTTTTTAAAACAGAAGCGGCTAGAGGAGAAGTCGGCAAAAATTTATCCAAAGCCTTATTTAGATTATTTAGATCAAGAAGAAAATAAACTTTTTCAGAATTTTTGGTTAACCTATCAGTGGGATTTAATCGAAGCTTTTTTAAATGGAAAACAAATTTTAACAGAAAATACGCATTTAATGATTTATCTTGACCATTTCCGAAAATGGCATCAAGAGTTAATCCAAGGGGCTCATCAAGCTGTTGAATGGAAAAAAGAATTTGACCATTTGCAAAAATTGCCTAACTTAGCATCGGATAATTTTGTTAGTTATTTACAAACAATGCGTTCATATGACGAGCTTAAACGTCCTCTATTTGGTAAATATCGGTATTTAAGAAACCAAAAAGAGCTATTAGAAAAGCATTTAGCAATGGCTTTTTATCCAGTTTATGGATTTGGATATGCTCGTTCTCATGCTTATCGACAAGCAACAATTCAAGGATCATTATTTAAACTAGTGACAGCTTATGCGGCGTTAACTCAACGTTACCAAAAACTAGATAAAAAAGTTGTGACATTTCATGATTTAAATCCTTTAACAATGATCGATGAGATTTTTCATATTGGAAATACCCGTTATATTGGTTATACAGATGAGGGGAAGCCTATTCCACAATTGTATAAAGGAGGACGGCTACCGCGAAGTTTAGCACATCGGCATACAGGCAAGTTAGACCTTATCAAAGCTTTAGAAGTTTCTAGCAATCCTTATTTTTCTCTTTTAGCGGCAGAACATCTAGATCATCCCACCGATTTGGCTGATGCAGCACGTCTTTTTTCTTTTGGAAGTCGTACTGGAATTGAATTATCTGCTGAAATTTCAGGCAAGGTTCCGACTGACCTGGAATCAAATCGAACTGGTTTATACGCTATGGCAATAGGCCAACACTCTCTTGTTGTAACTCCTTTGCAAACGGCTGTGATGTTAGCTGCTATTGCAAATGGAGGAAAGATTTTGAAACCTAAAATTGTGCATTTGACTGCAGGTAGAGAACCTTTGCGAGGAAATGATCAAATTTCATGCCCTCCCCATTTTCTTTATCAGAATAGTTTTGCTTTAGTGGGATTGGATTTTCCTCTTTTTACAGCAATTTCTAATCAAAATCAGGAAAGTTTAGTAAAAATTATTGCCACTGAAGTTAAACGAGAAATTTTTATGCCTGAAATTGTTAGACAGATGCTTTTAAAAGGATTAAAAGCCGCTGCTATGAAATCTCACCAAGACAATCTTTCTAGTTTGACAAGAATTTACAAACAGCATCCTGAAGCTATTCGACAATTTACTGAAATGAAAGACCAACTTCTTGGAAAAACAAGTACTTCTGAATCTGTAGAAAATATTGATTTAGATTTAGCAGAAGGAACAAACATTTATACGCATGTTTGGTTTGGCAGTATAGCCTTTGACCAAGGGAAAAGTGAAAAACATAAAAATGTTTTTATTTTTAAAGATGAGTTCGGTCAACCAGAACTTGTTATTGTCGTCTATTTACGCTATGGGGGATATGGGAAAGAAGCGGCTCCTTTAGCTGCTCAAATGATTAAAAAATGGCGGGAACTTAAGCTGAAATATCAGAATTAAACTTAAGTTAATGATAAGAATTTGAAAAAAGCCTGTTGCATAAAAATAATTAAATAGGAATAATATTGCTCATTCCACGCGCCTGTAGTTCAATGGTAGAACAGTAGCCTTCCAAGCTACGAGTGTCAGTTCGATTCTGATCAGGCGCTATAGATTCGTACCAAACCGGTATTATAATCTTTATGAGCTTCGATCGAGGCCATATTTATCAATAAAAACATGTTTAACCAAGACCGAAATCTTGCGTATCAGCAAGATGCCGTCGTCAACATAAAGGGACAAGGCTTGGCTCAGAATAAAAACCAAACACTACCTATTTCCATTAAAGATTTGCTAGAAGCAGGGGCCCATTTTGGTCACCAAACTAGCCGTTGGAATCCGAAAATGAAGCGTTTCATTTTCGAAGAACGCAATGGTCTTTACATCATAGATCTTGCAAAAACATTACAACAAATCCGTAATGCAGTAGACATTGTAAGAGATGTTGTTGCTAAGCATAAATCTATTTTATTTGTCGGAACAAAAAAACAAGCAAAAGCTGTTTTACGTGAATTATCTGAACAATGTGGTGAGTTTTACGTTTGCGAAAGATGGTTAGGTGGAATGCTTACGAACCTTTCAACTATTCGCCAATCTGTTAAAAAACTAGAGCGTATTGAAAAAAGAATTTCTACTGGCGGCGAAGGTTTAACTAAAAAAGAAATTTCTTTGTTAACGAAAGATCAAATTAAATTGGAAAAAAACTTATCCGGTGTACGATCTATGCGTAAACCACCTGGATTAGTCATTGTTGTTGATCCAAGTAAAGAACATTTAGCGGTAGCAGAAGCTAATAAATTGGGTATTCCTGTCATGGGATTAGTCGATACAAATTGTGACCCAGATCCAATCGAACATGTTATTGCTTGTAATGATGATGCTTTAAAAAGCATTAAGTTGATTCTTGAAACATTAGCAAAAGCTATTATTGATAAGAAAAATGATATTAAAGTTTATGCTAGTAAAGAAGAACAAACTGAAGAAGCCGAAGAAGAAACTTTATCTTCTAAGTATCGTGAACAAGATTTTCAAGAAGCTAAGAGTGGTGCAAGAGGAGAAAAATAATATGGCGGCTGTAACTCCTGCGTTGATTAAAGAACTGCGCGAACGCACTGGCGTTGGCATGGGAAAATGTAAAGAAGCATTAGAAGAAGCAAATGGTGATATGGAGTTGGCAATTGCCAATCTTCGTAAAGCTGGAATGGCTTCTGCAGTAAAAAAAGAAGGCCGCGAAACGAAAGAAGGTATGATCGGTACAGCTGAAAATGAAAAAACAATAGCAATTGTTGAAGTCAATGCTGAAACTGATTTCGTTGTGAAGAACGAAAGATTTAAAGAATTTCTTGAAAACATTGCTCGTGAAGTAGCAAATACTAATCCTTCTTCTCTAGACGCATTTTTACAGCAAAAGTATTCAAAAGAATCTTCTTTGACTGTTGACCAATACAGAGCAACAATCGTTCAAACGATTGGTGAAAATATTCAGATCAAACGTATTATGACTCTACAGAAAAGCCCAGAGCGTTCATTTGGTATTTATTCGCATTTAGGCGGAAAAATTGTAACGATGGTGGAAATTACTGGTAGTAATCAAGAAGAAGCCTTAGCTAAAGATATTGCGATGCATATTGCGGCTACTGCACCTGACTACTTATCTCCAGAAAAAATTCCGCAAGAAATTATTACAAGTGAAAAAGACATTGCAAAAGGTCAAATTCAAGGAAAGCCTGCTAATATTGTCGATAAAATCGTAGAAGGAAAAATTAATGCATTCTATGATACTAATTGTTTAGTGCGCCAAAAATACATCAAAGATGATAGTTTAAGCATTACAGATTTAGTAAATCAACGTAGCAAAGTAGTTGGCAAAGAATTAGCTGTTACAAACTTCATTCGTTGGAATGTGGGCCAATAATAATCATTTATCTTAATGATTTCATTCAAAGGGTTTAGATAAAAATTTATCTAAACCCTTTTTTATTTAAAGTGCCTCTAATTCATCAAAATTTACTAAGCACATTTGAAACTTTTCTTTGTATAAACTGAAAGTTTATAAACTCGGGAAAAAGAAAAATAAGAGCACTAATTTCAAAACGACCTTTTCAGAATCCAAGGATTGCTTTAATTGCAACTGACATTAAAAATTAAATTTAAAAAAAATCATTGCAAATAATTTTTAAAAAAAACTACAGTGAAAAACTGGTAAATATTTTGTATTTATTTTAAATTATTGATTATAAATCATTTATGTATTCAACAATAAAGTTTTTTATGAACACCAAAAAATTCTTTTTCAAAATCCTGATCCTCTTTACTGGATTTTACCCGTTAGAAAATAGTGCACAAGCGCAGACCGATTTTTTTTATGAAGATTTGTATACCAATGATACTGGTATTTTCCCTGCTTTGAACCAATCGGAAGAGTTTTTTGTTATCCATGAGCCTGATGGTAAATTAATCACCTATTACCATCCATCAGGGACTAACATTGTCATTAAAGAAATTAAGCAGCAGTCAGATAAACCTTGCGTAACTAGTCTATATTTAATTGAAGATCAAGGTATCTATGTAAAAACTGTCACTGATGCCAATTCCATTGAGACTTTAGAAAGAGATGATAAAATCATTTTGGCTCTTCACGAAGCTATTTATGCCAATTCATGTGAAAAATTAGAGTTATTATCTTTAACTAAAAATTTGGAAAAAGATCCAAAAACATTAGATAATGTTGTTAATCTTTTAAGAAATTCCTGTCATAGCAAAAAATGCCCTAAAGGTCCTCCTGGACCTCAAGGAGCAACAGGTCCACAAGGCCCTCCGGGACCAACAGGTGAAGGTGCAGGTCTAACAGGACCAACTGGTTTAACGGGAGCCACAGGATTGACAGGAGCTACAGGATTAACTGGAGCGGATGGTTTCCCAGGAGCTGATGGTATGTCAGGGTCTAAAGGTTTGACAGGAGCCACAGGTTTGACAGGAGCAACGGGATTAACTGGTGCTAGTGGACCAGCTTTTGGCAATAATTATGTTTTTGCCTATGGAATAGAGACACAATCGGTAAATCCATCTCCAGTTAATTTGAGCTTTGATGTTTGTCCAATTTTAGATGGTTGGGTGCGTCCAACTAACACAACGTTCACTTGTAAACAAACAGGAATTTATTTAGTTCAGGTGAGAGGACAATTTACTCTAAATGTAATGGATGCCACATGCGCTCTTTGGGCAACCTTTAATGGCTCCCAAGTTGAAGGAAGCCAGGTTTTTGGGGAATTGAGTGGAGAACTAACAGCAGACACCATTCCATTGACTACAAATTTTTTATTGAATGCGACAAGTGGCCAAGATCTTATTATCCAAGCTGTCGCTAATCCTGGTGGCCAGTTTATCGCTCCAGTTGGGGAAGGTAGTCCTCCAACAGCTTGTGCAATCACTATTATTAGGATTTTATAATTTAACTCCAAACTCAACATAACTGTTGAGTTTGGAAGCTAGCTATCAAAAATTTATAATTTTAAAAACTATTTAAAAAGTACCTTTTATACGAAATATAAATTCTGGAGTTTCTTTAGAAATTTTGATGGAGAATTTTTTTTATTTTTTATAGATTTAAAAAGTTGAATCTTGAGAAGGGAAATAAGAATATTTTCGAAATAAATCAGCTAGCTCTTGAAGTTTAAAATAGGCAAAAATAGGAGATCCTGAGGGGCTAAGATAAGGCATATCGCACATAAAAAGTTGATCGACTAATCCTTGACCTTCATCGATTGATAATTGGATATTTTTAGAAAAAGAAGAACGGCTAGCAGTTAACGCAAGCTTTTCTGTTATTTTTATCTGGAGTTGCTGACTCTGTTGTAAAGTTGACAAATCTTGAATCATTTCTAACAAACAAGTTTCAATTTCTTGTTCAGACATTATAGAAGGAAAAGCATCTAACACGAATGTTTGATTTCCAAATTCACGCATCGAAAAACCTAACTGATTTAAACTTTCTAAGTGTGTCTTTAATAACGTAGTTTCTGGAATAGAAAATTGGAACGTCAGAGGGACAATTAATTGCTGAATAGCTTGCTTTCCTTTGAGATTAAAAAGCAGTTTTTCATATTTAATACGCGAATAGGCTTGTTTTTGATCGAGCAATAGAAGTCCATTCAATTCTTGATTGCTATTAAATGTTCCTTTTACTTGACAAGCATCTAACAAACAATAGCCTGTTAAAGTTTGTAATACTTTAGGCGCTTTTTGTTGATGGGAAATAAAAAAAGTTGGTTCTTCTTTAGTAGGAAGAGACCTAGTTTGGATAAAAGAAGAGGGATTAAAAGTTTCATTTTTTAACTCTAAATTTTCTATGTTTTTAATAAAAGTGGGGTTTTCATCGATCGATGTAGAAAATTTGTGATTAGGTTTGAATTCCCATGACTCTTCTTTGACCTGAAAAGGAGTTTGAAAAGAGGGGGCTGACCAAGGATAAACGCAAGTTTCATTTTGAACTTGGTTAGCCATTTCGGAAAAGGCTTGATGGGGATTTTCTTGTCTTAAGGCTTTTTGAACAGCATTGATTAAAGTCTCTTTAAGTTTTTGCTCCTGTCTTAAGCGCACTTCTTTTTTTTGTGGGTGTACATTAACGTCAAAAAGTGAGCCTGGAAGGCGGAGATGTAAAATAAAAACGGGATACCTATTTGTACCGAGCATAGTTCCATATCCTTCTCGAATAGCTACCCCAATAAGAGGAGAATAAACAGCGCGGCGATTAATGAATAGGTATTGACTGGTTCGGTTGGGTTTATGAATAGAAGGTAGCCCAATATAGCCTTCTATTTCATAAGGAGGAGAAGAAAAAGTAAGAGGGCAGAGAGAATGAGAAAATTCTTTACCTAGTAATGTTTCGATTTTTTTTAATAATTGCTGTTGATGATTAATATCGATTGAAATAAGAGGCATTTTCAAGATGGATTTTTGATCGCTAATTAGCTCAAAAGCAATATTTGGATAAGCTAAACTCAAATTTGTCAGAATTTTAACGATTTCTTGTGTATCATAATTAGGTGAGCGTTGAAATTTACGTCTGACTGGCACATTAAAAAAAAGTGATTTAACTTCAATTGTTGTACCAGGAGAACGAGTCGCTTTCCCATGTGATTGAATACGCCCACCTTCGACAATTGTCAAAGACCCTTGCATTAATTTATCAATTGAACTAACGCCTGATTGAGGTGTGGTAAGAAGTGAAAATTTCGAAATCGAAGCGATTGAAGGGATAGCTTCTCCTCTAAATCCCATAGTAAGAATATTTTCAATATCGTCCACATTTTTTATTTTGGATGTAGCGTGTCTTTCTAAACACAAAAGAGCGTCATCTTCGCTCATTCCACATCCGTTATCAGAAATACGGATAAGTTGTCGCCCTCCTCCCTGTATTTCAACGCAAATCTCTGTTGCTCCAGCATCCATGGAGTTTTCAACTAATTCTTTGACTACCGAAGCGGGATTTTCAATAACCTCTCCAGCAGCAATTTGATTAATAGTTTGTTCAGTTAAAACATGGATTTTAGGTAACGAAGCCATAAGCCTGCCTGATTCGATTGAAAATGGGCCTTTTAAAACTAAATCAGAAACTTTTAAATCTTATTCAAAAATCGCATTTTTTTAGAAAATTTTAGTTATCCAATGTAGCGAAAAATTTTTGAGAATTACTTTTAAATTGATATGATCAAATATCAGTGAAAAATGATCTTCAAAAAATAATAATTAAATGAATGGAATTTGCAGATTTATTTCTGATATTTGATATGATTATACTTTTATAATCATTAAATTTACACGTTTAAAAGATATAGATATCTCATGGATGTTTTTAAACAAGCTAAAATTATCGTAACTAAATTGGTGAAAGCAGGACATACAGCTTATTTTGCTGGTGGATGGGTAAGAGACTATGTAATGGGACATCCATCAGAAGATATTGATATTGCCACAGATGCGACTCCTGCACAAATTATGGATATTTTCCCTAATACGTTGTTGGTAGGGCTTGCTTTTGGGGTGGTCATTGTTGTTTGGGAAGGCCATCAATTTGAAGTGGCTACGTTTCGCAAAGATTTAGATTATGTGGATGGGAGACACCCATCAGGTATTGTTCTTTCAACAGCACGAGAAGACGCTTTGCGGCGTGATTTTACAATTAACGGAATGTTTTACGATCCTTTGAAAGAAGTTATTTATGATTTTGTGAATGGACAAGAGGATATTCGAAGGCATCTTATTCGAGCGATTGGAAATCCTCATGAGAGATTTCAAGAGGATCGGTTAAGAATGCTACGAGCATTTCGCTTTTCTGCGCGTTTTGGATTCGCCATCGAACTTGAAACTCAGCAAGCTATTTTTGAAAATGCCGAGCAGCTTTTCCCAGCTGTAGCGATCGAAAGAATTTGGCAAGAATTTAAAAAGATGGCTATGTATCCATGTTTTGATCAGGCTATTGTAGAGATGCATAGATTGACTTTATTAGATGTCATTTTTCCAGAGTTAAAAGGATTACCAATTAATGAATTGAGGCATTTAGTAGAAGCCTATAAACGATTCCCTAAAAATTGTGCGACTATTTTTTATTTGATAGTATTGATGCCTAGGCTGAATCGAGAAGAAAAGATAGAAGTGGCTAAACGTCTTAAGGTCACAAATCGTGATCTTAAGCTTCTTCACTATTTTGAAGATTTAAACCAGCTAATTAAAAAAGAAAAAGAAAACGGATTGGAAGATCTTTATCCTTGGGCTCATGCTTTAGCTAATCCTGATTTCTCTATTGTAGTAGAAGTGATTGCAGCAACTTTTCCCTTAAATAAAGGGAATGAATTGTTGATTCAACTTAAAAACCGTTTTGAAAAGTTAAAATCCCACATTGAACGAATTCAACAAAAAACACCTTTGATTTCTTCTGCACTTTTACAAGCTAATGGAATTTCGGCAGGTAAGCAGATGGGTATACTTTTAACAGAAGCTGAGAAATTGGCTATTAATAATGATTATCAAGATTCGCAAACGGTATTGAACGCTTTAAAACAAACAATGTTATGGAAAATATGACACCTCATTTTATCACTAGTTTACAACATCCTTTTGTCAAACATTTGGTTAAATTAAGGGAAAATAGTCGTTATCGTTTAGAACATAAAGCATTAATTTTGGAGGGAAGTAAGCCAATTCGAGAAGTTCTTTCTTTCGTTAAAAAGATTATTTACACTTCGGCCTATGCTCCGTATTTAACCTTTGAAGGTTTCGAAAAATGGCAAGTCACTGAGGGAATTATGAAAAAAATTTCTGGGAATAGTACTCCGGAAGGAGTGATTGCAGAGATACAAATGCCTCCTTTTTCTTCTCTTAAGCAAGCTCAAAATATTTTAGTTTTAGACGGAATTAATGATCCAGGAAATTTGGGAACTTTGATGCGAACAGCACTGGCTTTTGGGTGGAACGGAATTTATTTACTCCCTACCAGTTGCGATCCTTACAATGAAAAAGTTTTAAGATCAGCACGGGGAGCCCATTTTAAAATCCCGTTGAGAAGAGGAAATATCAACGAATTGGAATTGTTAGCGAAACAGGGTAACTTCCAAACGTTGGTTGCAGATTTGAAAGGCCAAATTCTTAAATCAACGGTCTCTAAAAAACGAAAAATTTTGATCATGGGTAATGAAGCTCATGGACCCTCTCCAGAAGTGTTTAAATTTGCTGAGCCTATCTGTATTCCCATGTCTGGAGAAATGGAGTCATTAAATGTCGCAGTAGCTGGCGGAATTTTATTATATGCTTTAAATCAAATGAATTTTTAGATAAAGAATACAGTGTCATCCCTTATCCAAAATTCATGTTAACTTGGAATTGTTGAATGAGTAATGCAGATGATGATCGCTCTTATTGGAGAGATCCTGAAGAAGATTATTTCCAACCACGTAAAGAAAGCCGCATGCAAAGAAAGTTAGCGGTAGCGAAAGATCGGTCAAAATATAAAAAAACAGATCAAGAAAAATATTTAAAGAACCTTGAAAAAGGGCATCAACAAAAAATTAGTAAGCAAGAATGGCTAGAGGGACGAGTTGTTTCTATTATTCCGCAAGGAATTTTAGTTGATTATCAAGGTGAACGAATTAGCTGTGTCTTGAAAGGTTTGCTTAAACGAGATAAGACACAAGCTAAAAATCTTGTTGCCGTAGGTGATTTTGTTTTATTTGAGAAAACGCACGAAGGAGAGGGAATCATTGCCAGTGTAAAACCTCGCAGAACAATTCTTTCTCGGGCAGACAATCTTTCTCGTCGAAAAGAACAATTAATTGCTGTAAATATTGATCAAGTAATTATTACGGTTTCCGTGGTTAATCCTCCTTTAAAACCCTCTCTAATCGATCGATATATTATTGCTGCTCATAAAGGAAACATGGATCCTTTAATCGTGATTAATAAAGTAGATCTTTTTGATGCGGATGATGAAGATCAAATATTAAGAGAACAAGAAAAAGATCTTTATCAAGAGCTATTAAAAGCTTATGCGGTAGCTAAAGTACCTGTCATTTCAGTTAGTGCCGCTAAAAATGAAGGTTTAGATCTTCTTCGTCAGGCTATGTTGGGAAAATCTTCTGTTTTTTCTGGGCAGTCTGGTGTAGGAAAATCTTCTTTAATTAATGCTATGACAGGTTTGGATCTGCGCGTAGGGGAAACTGTTGAACGAACAAAAAAAGGTTCTCACACAACGACAACGACTCAATTGATTCCATTGGAATTTGGAGGATGGTGTATTGATACCCCGGGAATTAAAAGTTTTGGCATATGGGATTTGGATAAAAGTGAAGTAGAAGGTTATTTTCCTGAAATTCATGCATGTGGTTTAAATTGTAAATTTCCCGATTGCACCCATTCTCATGAAGAACAGTGTGCGGTTCGTCAGGCAGTTGAAGAAGAGCATATTTCTTTTGTTCGTTATATGTCTTATCAAGTATTAATGGAAACTAGTAATGAGAAGCATATTAGAAGATAACTGAAGAGGAATTATGTCATATATAAGATCTGTAAAAGGAAGAGAAATTTTAGATTCTAGAGGTAATCCAACTGTTGAGGTTGAACTAATTACAGATCAAAATGTCATGGTTAAAGCGTCTGTTCCTTCTGGAGCTTCTACAGGAGAAAATGAGGCATTAGAATTACGTGATGGGGATCTCAATTATTACTTTGGTAAAGGAGTTTTAAAAGCAATTGCTAATATTAATGGTCCAATTGCACAAATTCTGGTTGGAGAGCAGGTCTATGATCAAGAAAGATTAGATCGGATGTTAATTGAAGCTGATGGGACAGACAATAAAGGTCATTTCGGAGCCAACGCGATTTTAGGTGTTTCGCTAGCTTTAGCACGGGCGGGAGCGTTGACAGCAAATCTCCCTTTATATCGCTACATTGGAGGGGTTCATGCCCATCTTTTACCATGTCCCATGATGAATATTATTAATGGAGGGGCTCATGCTGATAACTCTCTTGATTTTCAAGAATTTATGATTCGACCTGTTGGAGCTTCTACTCTTCGTGAAGCGGTTCGGTGGGGAGCTGAAATTTTTCACACGTTAAAAGGAATACTTAAAAAAGCTGGGCATGTGACAGCTGTTGGAGATGAAGGGGGTTTTGCACCTAACCTTTCCTCAAATGAAGAGGCTTTAGAATTGATTTTATTAGCGATTGAAAAAGCTGGTTATCAACCTGGTAAACAAGTGGTTCTAGCAATGGATTGTGCAGCTTCGGAATTTTATGATAAAACTACTAAGCAATATTTTGAAAAGAAAAAGAAACAAAAGAATCAAGTATTTGCGGAAAGAACCGCTGAAGAGCAAATTGCCTATCTTGAAACCCTTTGTCAAAATTATCCAATTGATTCAATTGAAGATGCGTTAGCTGAAGGAGATTGGTGTGGTTGGCAACGATTAACTGAAAGATTAGGACGAAAAATACAAATTGTAGGAGATGATATTTTTGTCACCAACCCCAAATTTCTGGAAAAAGGAATTGAACTTGGTGTGGGGAATGCAATTTTAGTGAAAATTAATCAAATCGGAACACTAACCGAAACGCTGCAAACAATTCGTTTGGCTCAAACTAACAATTATGCTTGTATTATTTCTCATCGATCTGGCGAAACAGAAGATAGTATCATTGCCGATATTAGTGTAGCGGCTAATACAGGACAAATCAAAACAGGTTCTCTTTCTAGATCTGACCGAATTGCTAAGTACAATCGGTTATTAGCTATTGAGGCAGAATTAGAATCGACAGCGCTTTATCAAGATAGTAATCGATTTCAGATTTTCTAAGGTAAATTGATGGATACAATTTATACAATCGTTTTATTTGGAGAGGCTGAACGCGGAGAGTTTCGCACGGCTTATCTTTGTCAAGGATTAGAAGATTTAGATAAATATCTGGGAAATCCACCTTATCAAAGTAAAGGGTTATATTGCGCTGTGCAAGCACTTCTTTTTAAACGTCGCCTCATTTATTTTCGCGTTTCGGAAGAGGGGTTTAGTATAAATGATTATCTCATTGGCTTGAAAATGTTAGAGCAGCAAACTTTCATTCCTAATTTGGATGCGATTTATATGCCTGGAATAGGAAATCAGGAGGTGTTAGATGCGGTGCAACCAATTTGTAAATTTTATCATAGTATTTTGTTGACTAATGAAGCCGATTTCTATGACTATCTTTATTATAAGTAAGTCGATGTAGATAGCCTACATCGACGACTGATTGAGAATTAACGACGATCGTTAAGTTTAGCAAGCAAACGTAACATTTCAATATAAAGCCAAACAAGCGTTACCATCAAAGCAAATGCCCCATACCATTCCATATATTTAGGAACGTTGGCTCGCGCCCCTTGTTCAATGAAATCAAAATCAATAATAAAATTTAAAGCAGCAATTCCTACGACAAACAAGCTAAAAAGAATGCTAAATAAACCACTTCCGTTAATAAAAGAAACATTGATTCCAAAAAATCCTAAGACAATAGCGACTA
This window contains:
- the rsgA gene encoding ribosome small subunit-dependent GTPase A, whose translation is MSNADDDRSYWRDPEEDYFQPRKESRMQRKLAVAKDRSKYKKTDQEKYLKNLEKGHQQKISKQEWLEGRVVSIIPQGILVDYQGERISCVLKGLLKRDKTQAKNLVAVGDFVLFEKTHEGEGIIASVKPRRTILSRADNLSRRKEQLIAVNIDQVIITVSVVNPPLKPSLIDRYIIAAHKGNMDPLIVINKVDLFDADDEDQILREQEKDLYQELLKAYAVAKVPVISVSAAKNEGLDLLRQAMLGKSSVFSGQSGVGKSSLINAMTGLDLRVGETVERTKKGSHTTTTTQLIPLEFGGWCIDTPGIKSFGIWDLDKSEVEGYFPEIHACGLNCKFPDCTHSHEEQCAVRQAVEEEHISFVRYMSYQVLMETSNEKHIRR
- a CDS encoding CCA tRNA nucleotidyltransferase; translated protein: MDVFKQAKIIVTKLVKAGHTAYFAGGWVRDYVMGHPSEDIDIATDATPAQIMDIFPNTLLVGLAFGVVIVVWEGHQFEVATFRKDLDYVDGRHPSGIVLSTAREDALRRDFTINGMFYDPLKEVIYDFVNGQEDIRRHLIRAIGNPHERFQEDRLRMLRAFRFSARFGFAIELETQQAIFENAEQLFPAVAIERIWQEFKKMAMYPCFDQAIVEMHRLTLLDVIFPELKGLPINELRHLVEAYKRFPKNCATIFYLIVLMPRLNREEKIEVAKRLKVTNRDLKLLHYFEDLNQLIKKEKENGLEDLYPWAHALANPDFSIVVEVIAATFPLNKGNELLIQLKNRFEKLKSHIERIQQKTPLISSALLQANGISAGKQMGILLTEAEKLAINNDYQDSQTVLNALKQTMLWKI
- the mutL gene encoding DNA mismatch repair endonuclease MutL, whose protein sequence is MASLPKIHVLTEQTINQIAAGEVIENPASVVKELVENSMDAGATEICVEIQGGGRQLIRISDNGCGMSEDDALLCLERHATSKIKNVDDIENILTMGFRGEAIPSIASISKFSLLTTPQSGVSSIDKLMQGSLTIVEGGRIQSHGKATRSPGTTIEVKSLFFNVPVRRKFQRSPNYDTQEIVKILTNLSLAYPNIAFELISDQKSILKMPLISIDINHQQQLLKKIETLLGKEFSHSLCPLTFSSPPYEIEGYIGLPSIHKPNRTSQYLFINRRAVYSPLIGVAIREGYGTMLGTNRYPVFILHLRLPGSLFDVNVHPQKKEVRLRQEQKLKETLINAVQKALRQENPHQAFSEMANQVQNETCVYPWSAPSFQTPFQVKEESWEFKPNHKFSTSIDENPTFIKNIENLELKNETFNPSSFIQTRSLPTKEEPTFFISHQQKAPKVLQTLTGYCLLDACQVKGTFNSNQELNGLLLLDQKQAYSRIKYEKLLFNLKGKQAIQQLIVPLTFQFSIPETTLLKTHLESLNQLGFSMREFGNQTFVLDAFPSIMSEQEIETCLLEMIQDLSTLQQSQQLQIKITEKLALTASRSSFSKNIQLSIDEGQGLVDQLFMCDMPYLSPSGSPIFAYFKLQELADLFRKYSYFPSQDSTF
- a CDS encoding TrmH family RNA methyltransferase, whose translation is MTPHFITSLQHPFVKHLVKLRENSRYRLEHKALILEGSKPIREVLSFVKKIIYTSAYAPYLTFEGFEKWQVTEGIMKKISGNSTPEGVIAEIQMPPFSSLKQAQNILVLDGINDPGNLGTLMRTALAFGWNGIYLLPTSCDPYNEKVLRSARGAHFKIPLRRGNINELELLAKQGNFQTLVADLKGQILKSTVSKKRKILIMGNEAHGPSPEVFKFAEPICIPMSGEMESLNVAVAGGILLYALNQMNF
- the eno gene encoding phosphopyruvate hydratase — its product is MSYIRSVKGREILDSRGNPTVEVELITDQNVMVKASVPSGASTGENEALELRDGDLNYYFGKGVLKAIANINGPIAQILVGEQVYDQERLDRMLIEADGTDNKGHFGANAILGVSLALARAGALTANLPLYRYIGGVHAHLLPCPMMNIINGGAHADNSLDFQEFMIRPVGASTLREAVRWGAEIFHTLKGILKKAGHVTAVGDEGGFAPNLSSNEEALELILLAIEKAGYQPGKQVVLAMDCAASEFYDKTTKQYFEKKKKQKNQVFAERTAEEQIAYLETLCQNYPIDSIEDALAEGDWCGWQRLTERLGRKIQIVGDDIFVTNPKFLEKGIELGVGNAILVKINQIGTLTETLQTIRLAQTNNYACIISHRSGETEDSIIADISVAANTGQIKTGSLSRSDRIAKYNRLLAIEAELESTALYQDSNRFQIF